In Tamandua tetradactyla isolate mTamTet1 chromosome 7, mTamTet1.pri, whole genome shotgun sequence, the following are encoded in one genomic region:
- the FAM89A gene encoding protein FAM89A — MSGSAPPGAAGGQGGVRGLRVDGLPPLPKSLSGLLNSSSGGGAPGGWRHLERLYAQKSRIQDELSRGGARAGGARAAALPAKPPNLDAALALLRKEMVGLRQLDMSLLCQLYSLYESIQEYKGACQAAASPDCTYALENGFFEEEEEYFQEQTAFQDGRKRGASRDLLPVSSLSSGDWILESI; from the exons ATGAGCGGGTCGGCGCCGCCGGGGGCCGCGGGTGGCCAGGGCGGCGTTCGGGGGCTGCGGGTGGACGGGCTGCCCCCTCTGCCCAAGAGCCTCAGCGGGCTGCTCAACTCCTCGTCGGGCGGCGGCGCGCCCGGGGGCTGGCGGCACCTGGAGCGGCTGTACGCGCAGAAGTCCCGCATCCAGGACGAGCTGAGCCGCGGGGGCGCGCGCGCCGGCGGGGCCCGGGCCGCGGCGCTGCCCGCTAAGCCCCCCAACCTGGACGCCGCGCTGGCGCTGCTCCGCAAGGAGATG GTTGGTCTCCGACAGCTGGACATGTCCTTGCTCTGTCAACTATACAGCCTCTACGAGTCAATTCAGGAATATAAGGGTGCCTGTCAAGCAGCCGCCAGCCCAGACTGCACTTATGCTTTGGAAAATGGCTTCtttgaggaggaggaagaataTTTCCAGGAGCAGACTGCTTTCCAGGATGGGAGGAAACGAGGGGCTTCGCGGGACTTGCTGCCTGTCTCCTCCCTCTCCAGTGGCGACTGGATTTTGGAGTCCATCTAG